The Nitrospirales bacterium genome includes a window with the following:
- the hisZ gene encoding ATP phosphoribosyltransferase regulatory subunit encodes MKPARALIPIGTATFGPDTARRVRTLERQLITLLSRWGYREIILPIFEYLDVLSVGLAPEVLEKCYKFADWTTGRILVLRPDITAQIARIVAMGMGGAELPLRLSYRTTVFRYEPEHAGRERERFQVGVELIGTDDASADAEVVMSLIELLKTIGLPDFKVSLGHVGFFQALLKKSGLSPSDQRNAAYAVAHKDLPLLENLLRQGRLPHKKIHVILEAAGRCGQEDVLEWGRGVAGRDRNLIRPIERLVAVYALLESAGLKDHILVDLGEFRGFDYYDGVVFDVFTSSLGQEIGGGGRYNHLLGRFGRDLPSTGFALDMDRVFASLDHTGLFPNEHAASILLMASQKQFGAAYRLAQRLRREDMPVIQEMVSVGTASRLKEHANDRLKNVGASTAILLGGGRSPESAILIRRTASQKNPRHVTVRVEDVPAILKEGAYARL; translated from the coding sequence ATGAAACCAGCCCGCGCCCTCATTCCGATCGGAACAGCCACGTTTGGTCCTGACACGGCTCGCCGCGTCAGGACATTAGAAAGACAGCTGATCACACTCCTCTCCCGGTGGGGGTACCGGGAGATTATCCTTCCCATCTTCGAATACCTGGATGTCTTATCAGTGGGACTTGCGCCTGAAGTCCTTGAGAAATGTTATAAGTTCGCCGATTGGACGACGGGCCGTATTCTGGTGTTACGTCCTGATATCACGGCCCAAATTGCTCGAATCGTTGCGATGGGCATGGGCGGGGCTGAGCTGCCTCTGCGACTGTCCTACCGCACGACGGTCTTTCGGTATGAACCCGAACATGCCGGAAGAGAAAGGGAACGGTTTCAGGTTGGCGTTGAACTGATAGGGACAGATGATGCATCCGCCGATGCTGAAGTCGTGATGTCTCTCATCGAACTGCTGAAAACCATCGGTCTTCCGGACTTTAAGGTTTCGCTCGGCCATGTCGGGTTTTTTCAAGCCTTACTGAAAAAGTCCGGTCTCTCACCATCCGATCAGCGGAACGCGGCGTATGCCGTGGCCCACAAGGATCTTCCTCTGCTGGAAAATCTTTTACGGCAGGGACGATTACCTCACAAGAAAATTCACGTGATCTTGGAAGCCGCGGGCCGATGTGGCCAGGAAGATGTCCTGGAGTGGGGGCGAGGCGTGGCTGGGCGTGATCGAAACTTGATACGCCCGATTGAGCGTTTAGTCGCCGTGTATGCCCTGCTTGAGTCCGCGGGGCTTAAAGATCATATCTTGGTCGACCTCGGTGAATTTCGAGGGTTTGACTATTACGATGGTGTGGTCTTTGATGTGTTTACGTCCTCGCTCGGGCAGGAAATTGGGGGAGGAGGGCGGTATAATCACCTGTTGGGAAGGTTTGGGCGCGACTTGCCCTCGACAGGGTTTGCCCTGGACATGGACCGTGTGTTCGCGAGCTTAGACCATACTGGGCTTTTTCCCAACGAGCACGCGGCTTCGATATTGCTTATGGCATCTCAGAAGCAATTTGGGGCAGCGTACCGTCTGGCTCAACGCTTGCGCCGTGAAGACATGCCGGTCATTCAGGAAATGGTCAGTGTCGGGACCGCCAGCCGACTCAAGGAGCATGCCAACGATCGGTTAAAGAACGTGGGCGCATCGACCGCGATTCTCTTGGGAGGCGGGCGATCTCCGGAATCGGCGATCCTCATTCGTCGCACGGCATCACAGAAAAACCCTCGCCACGTTACCGTGCGGGTTGAAGATGTACCGGCTATCTTAAAGGAAGGTGCATATGCCCGTCTCTGA
- the serA gene encoding phosphoglycerate dehydrogenase, with translation MNILVSDKLSARGVEVLERAGFSVGVKTKLSKEELLDEIKNYEGLIVRSATKVTKEVIEAGGRLRIIGRAGTGLDNVDSDAATRRGIVVMNTPGGNTITTAEHTMAMVVSMSRKIPQATASMKAGKWEKSKFMGVELYNKTMGLVGLGQIGSHVTKLAQGHFMNVIGYDPYLAKDRAQQMGIEVVELDELFQRADVISVHTPLTNETRGLINAKTIQEMKDGVLIVNCARGGIIHELDLYEALKSGKVYAAAFDVFEEEPIKPDHPLLSLDNFICTPHIGASTEEAQENVAIGIAEQFVDYFKRGLARGAVNVPSVSPEVLPQLQPYLTLAERMGLFQAQLLDGGVKSVTVEYFGEVAGLSVAPLTTAVLKGLLSPILEDVINFVNAPVVAKERGIEVKEVKSSDAGDFTSLIRVKVQSGQKDYQLAGTLFHRQEPRIVEINQFQVEVSCDGQMFLIDNVDRPGVIGTVGGILGKHSVNIAQMQCSRVEQQGGQALLIFSLDAPPPKEVLEEVKREDGILSVRLVDLSRSHS, from the coding sequence ATGAATATTTTAGTGAGCGATAAACTCTCTGCCCGTGGGGTCGAAGTGTTAGAACGTGCGGGATTTTCAGTTGGTGTGAAGACCAAACTGTCTAAAGAAGAATTACTTGATGAGATCAAGAATTATGAAGGTCTGATCGTCAGATCCGCGACCAAAGTGACCAAAGAAGTGATCGAGGCGGGCGGTCGACTTCGAATCATTGGCCGTGCCGGCACGGGGCTGGACAATGTCGATAGTGACGCGGCGACTCGGCGGGGCATTGTCGTCATGAATACGCCCGGTGGGAATACCATTACCACCGCTGAACATACGATGGCGATGGTCGTGTCAATGAGCAGGAAAATTCCTCAGGCCACTGCGTCGATGAAGGCGGGGAAATGGGAAAAAAGTAAGTTCATGGGGGTCGAGCTGTATAACAAAACGATGGGGCTGGTTGGACTGGGTCAAATCGGTTCTCATGTCACCAAATTGGCTCAAGGGCATTTCATGAACGTTATTGGTTATGACCCCTATTTGGCCAAGGACCGTGCACAGCAAATGGGGATTGAGGTCGTGGAATTGGATGAACTTTTTCAGCGAGCCGATGTCATCTCTGTGCATACGCCGTTGACCAATGAAACTCGGGGGTTGATCAACGCGAAGACGATTCAGGAGATGAAAGATGGGGTTTTGATCGTCAATTGCGCCCGGGGCGGGATTATTCATGAGCTCGATCTGTATGAGGCGTTGAAATCAGGGAAGGTCTATGCTGCGGCATTTGATGTCTTTGAAGAGGAACCCATAAAGCCCGATCACCCTCTCCTGTCTCTCGATAATTTTATCTGTACCCCGCATATCGGGGCTTCGACGGAAGAAGCCCAGGAAAATGTGGCGATCGGGATCGCAGAGCAGTTCGTGGATTACTTTAAACGGGGGTTGGCGCGTGGCGCGGTGAATGTCCCTTCGGTTTCTCCAGAAGTCCTGCCTCAGCTTCAACCGTACCTGACGCTGGCGGAACGGATGGGTCTTTTCCAAGCGCAATTGCTCGACGGGGGCGTGAAATCGGTGACGGTCGAATATTTCGGCGAAGTTGCCGGTTTGTCGGTGGCGCCTTTAACGACTGCCGTCTTGAAAGGCTTATTGTCTCCGATACTGGAAGATGTGATTAATTTCGTCAATGCCCCTGTCGTCGCGAAGGAGCGCGGGATTGAAGTCAAAGAAGTGAAGAGTAGTGACGCCGGAGACTTTACGAGTCTTATTCGCGTCAAAGTCCAGTCTGGACAGAAAGATTACCAATTGGCTGGTACGCTCTTTCATCGACAAGAACCGCGAATCGTCGAAATCAATCAGTTCCAAGTCGAAGTGAGTTGCGACGGACAAATGTTCTTGATCGACAATGTCGATCGGCCGGGAGTCATTGGAACAGTTGGGGGTATTCTTGGTAAGCACTCGGTCAATATTGCACAGATGCAATGCTCCCGGGTTGAACAGCAAGGCGGTCAAGCTCTTCTCATTTTTAGCTTGGATGCTCCTCCTCCGAAGGAGGTCCTCGAAGAGGTCAAGCGAGAGGATGGTATTCTGTCCGTCAGGCTTGTTGACCTTTCTAGAAGCCACTCATAG
- the serC gene encoding 3-phosphoserine/phosphohydroxythreonine transaminase: MSRIYNFSAGPAMLPEAVLLQAQRELPDWHGAGASIMEMSHRGKEFVSVATEAEQDVRDLLGVPKNYKVLFLQGGATTQFASIPMNILRGETKADYILTGAWGKKAISEAKKYCTVNVAASSQDDKFSSIPSQDQWALDPEAAYVHYTPNETIGGVEFHWVPDTGDVPLVADFSSTILSRPIDVSRFGIIYAGAQKNIGPSGVTLVIVRDDLIGQASSITPSVYDYAQQAEADSMLNTPPTYAIYVAGLVFKWLKEQGGLAAMAQLNERKANKLYQAIDQSSFYRNPVEKSARSWMNVPFVLADAGLDKEFLAGATEAGLTTLEGHRSVGGMRASIYNAMPEAGVDALIQYMTDFEKRKA; the protein is encoded by the coding sequence ATGTCGCGAATCTATAATTTCAGTGCTGGTCCGGCCATGTTGCCGGAAGCGGTGCTGCTTCAAGCTCAACGTGAATTACCCGATTGGCACGGGGCTGGTGCGTCCATTATGGAGATGAGCCACCGCGGGAAAGAGTTTGTGTCCGTCGCCACAGAGGCCGAGCAAGATGTCCGTGACCTTCTTGGCGTCCCGAAAAACTATAAAGTCTTGTTCCTGCAAGGAGGGGCGACCACTCAGTTTGCGTCGATTCCCATGAACATTCTGAGGGGAGAGACCAAGGCTGATTATATCTTGACAGGAGCCTGGGGGAAAAAAGCGATCAGTGAGGCCAAAAAATACTGCACAGTCAATGTGGCGGCTTCTTCACAGGATGATAAATTTTCGAGCATTCCGTCTCAAGATCAATGGGCCCTCGACCCAGAGGCGGCTTACGTGCATTATACGCCCAATGAGACGATTGGTGGCGTGGAATTTCATTGGGTACCCGATACAGGAGATGTCCCACTCGTGGCGGACTTCTCATCTACGATCTTGTCCCGCCCCATTGACGTGAGCCGTTTTGGGATTATTTATGCCGGAGCCCAAAAAAATATCGGACCATCTGGAGTCACCTTAGTTATCGTGCGAGACGACCTTATCGGTCAGGCATCATCGATCACGCCGAGTGTCTACGACTATGCCCAGCAGGCTGAGGCTGACTCGATGCTCAATACTCCCCCCACCTATGCCATCTATGTGGCCGGGTTGGTGTTTAAGTGGCTCAAGGAGCAGGGCGGCTTGGCCGCGATGGCGCAGTTGAATGAACGAAAAGCCAATAAACTCTATCAGGCCATCGACCAATCGAGTTTTTACCGTAATCCAGTCGAAAAATCAGCTCGGTCCTGGATGAATGTGCCGTTTGTCTTGGCTGATGCGGGTTTAGATAAAGAGTTCCTCGCCGGAGCCACCGAAGCGGGGCTCACGACTTTAGAGGGGCATCGTTCTGTCGGTGGTATGCGAGCCAGTATTTACAATGCCATGCCCGAGGCTGGTGTTGATGCGTTAATTCAGTACATGACAGATTTTGAAAAGCGCAAGGCATAA